The Sorex araneus isolate mSorAra2 chromosome 5, mSorAra2.pri, whole genome shotgun sequence genome has a segment encoding these proteins:
- the TUBB8 gene encoding tubulin beta-8 chain, whose translation MREIVHIQAGQCGNQIGAKFWEVISDEHGINPTGTYHGDSDLQLDRISVYYNEATGGKYVPRAILVDLEPGTMDSVRSGPFGQIFRPDNFVFGQSGAGNNWAKGHYTEGAELVDSVLDVVWKEAESCDCLQGFQLTHSLGGGTGSGMGTLLISKVREEYPDRIMNTFSVVPSPKVSDTVVEPYNATLSVHQLVENTDETYCIDNEALSDICFRTLKLTMTTPTYGDLSHLVSATMSGVTTCLRFPGQLNADLRKLAVNMVPFPRLHFFMPSFAPLTSRGSQQYRALTVPELTQQVFDAKNMMAACDPRHGRYLTVAAVFRGRISMKEVNEQMLNVQNKNSSYFVEWIPNNVKTAVCDIPPRGLKMAVTFIGNSTAIQELFKRISEQFTAMFHRKAFLHWYTGEGMDKMKFTEAESNMNDLVAEYQQYQDTTAEEEEDFGEEAEEEA comes from the coding sequence ATGAGGGAAATCGTGCACATCCAGGCCGGTCAATGTGGCAACCAGATCGGTGCCAAGTTCTGGGAAGTCATAAGTGATGAGCACGGCATCAACCCCACCGGCACCTACCATGGCGATAGCGACCTGCAGCTGGACCGCATCTCTGTGTACTACAATGAAGCCACAGGTGGCAAGTATGTTCCTCGTGCGATCTTGGTGGATCTAGAACCTGGAACCATGGACTCTGTTCGCTCAGGTCCTTTTGGTCAGATTTTCAGACCAGACAACTTTGTTTTTGGTCAATCCGGGGCAGGCAACAATTGGGCCAAGGGCCATTATACAGAGGGGGCAGAGCTGGTTGACTCGGTGTTGGATGTGGTGTGGAAGGAGGCTGAGAGCTGTGACTGCCTGCAGGGCTTCCAGCTGACGCATTCCCTTGGCGGGGGCACGGGCTCTGGAATGGGCACCCTGCTCATTAGCAAGGTCCGTGAAGAATACCCCGACCGCATCATGAACACCTTCAGTGTGGTGCCCTCACCCAAAGTCTCTGATACCGTGGTTGAGCCCTATAACGCCACCCTGTCGGTCCATCAGTTAGTAGAGAACACTGATGAGACCTACTGCATTGACAACGAGGCGCTTTCCGACATCTGTTTCCGCACCCTGAAGCTGACCATGACCACGCCAACTTACGGGGACCTGAGCCATCTCGTCTCAGCCACCATGAGCGGTGTCACCACCTGTCTCCGCTTCCCCGGCCAGCTCAATGCTGACCTCCGCAAACTGGCGGTCAATATGGTGCCCTTCCCCCGTCTCCACTTCTTCATGCCCAGCTTCGCCCCTCTAACAAGCCGAGGCAGCCAGCAGTACCGGGCCCTCACCGTGCCCGAACTCACCCAGCAGGTCTTCGATGCCAAGAACATGATGGCTGCGTGTGACCCCCGCCACGGCCGCTACCTCACCGTGGCTGCTGTGTTCCGCGGCCGGATTTCCATGAAGGAGGTCAATGAGCAGATGCTGAATGTGCAGAACAAGAATAGCAGCTACTTCGTGGAATGGATCCCCAACAACGTCAAGACCGCCGTCTGTGACATCCCGCCCCGCGGCCTCAAGATGGCAGTAACCTTCATCGGCAACAGCACCGCCATCCAGGAGCTGTTCAAGCGCATCTCGGAGCAGTTCACGGCCATGTTCCACCGGAAGGCCTTCCTCCACTGGTACACGGGCGAGGGCATGGACAAGATGAAGTTCACCGAGGCCGAGAGCAACATGAACGACCTCGTCGCCGAGTACCAGCAGTACCAGGATACCACggctgaagaggaggaggatttcggAGAGGAGGCAGAAGAGGAGGCCTAA